DNA sequence from the Pedobacter schmidteae genome:
TTGTAGATCATGAAACACCGGTTATTTTTTACGATCGGGTACCTGTAGCTCCTTATAAGGCAACGTTGGTTAAAGGCGACGATTATAATGGTGCCTATATGACTACCCGTCATCTGATTGCTGCCGGTTGTAAAAAAATAGCCCATATTTCGGGACCCCTCACTTCCAACCTTTATCAGGACCGCGCTGCGGGATTTTTGATGGCAATGGAAGAACAGGGCTTGCCTGTAAAACCAGAATGGATTTTTCATCAGGAACTGAGTCAGGAAAACGGTCGTCTGGCTATGGAACAAATGTTTGCCAATGGCCTGGGACCGGATGGCATATTCGCTGATAATGACACCAGCGCCATCGCAGCCATAGCGTATGCTAAGGAAATGGGCATAAGTGTACCTCAAAACTTAAAAATTGCTGGATACTCTAACGATCCGCGTACGGCTATCATTACGCCGGCCGTGACTTCGGTTGAACAGTTTCCCGACCTGGTAGGTAAGAAAATTGTAGAGACCCTTGTTGAGTTGCTTAGAGATGACAGGGAAGGGCCGGCATATAAAACTGAACCATTGATTATTCCGGTAGAACTGATCAGCAGGAGGTCGACCAGTAACGATACAAATTAAAATAGTAAACACAATTACATCCTTCGGGATGCATGAATAAATAAAAAACAAAACAATGAAAACATCTTTTGAAAGCCGCTATGCAGTTAGTCCGGGTGAAGCAAAGCAATTTGATACCAATGCTTTACGCAAGAATTTTTTAATGGAAAGCCTGTTTGAAGCAGATGCTGTTAAGCTTACCTTATCGCATTTCGACCGCTATATTACAGGAGGTGTAATGCCGGTAAATGAAACGGTAGCATTGTCGAATCCGGAAAACCTGAAGGCCGCATATTTTTTGGAAAGAAGAGAACTTGGAATCATTAACGTAGGTGCAAAAGGTCAGATTACAGCCGATGGAGTAACTTATGAATTGGAATTTAAAGAGGCTTTATATCTGGGCAAGGGGACAAAAGAAGTGAGTTTTGCATCGGCTGATAAAAGCAACCCTGCCAAATTCTACATCAACTCGGCTCCGGCACACCATACTTACCCAAATAAAAAGGTGTCTAAAGCTGATGCTGAAATTGTAGAATTGGGTACACCTGAAACTGCCAATCATCGTGTAATTAACAAACTTTTGGTAAACAGTGTATTGCCGACCTGTCAGCTACAAATGGGCATGACAGAGCTGAAATCGGGTAGTGTTTGGAACACCATGCCGGCACATACGCACGACAGAAGGATGGAAGTATATTTTTATTTTGAAGTGCCACAGGGGCAAAGTGTTTGTCATTTTATGGGCGAGCCACAGGAAACCAGACACATCTGGATGCAAAATGAGCAAGCTGTAATTTCTCCAAATTGGTCTATCCACTCCGGAGCGGGAACCAGCAACTATACTTTTATCTGGGGTATGGCAGGTGAGAACCTGGATTATGGCGACATGGACCATTGCGCAATTAACGAATTGAAATAGTGACTAAAATATAAAAACATGAAGAAGATTTTTGGTTTTCTACTGTTATCTGCCGCTTTATATGCTCCTGCAATGGCGCAAACTAAAGCTACACTTACAGTAAGCAACCCCTCAAAACTGGACAGGACAGGTGCTGTGGTAGCTGTTAGCTGGAGCAATGTTGTGGCAAAATATCCAGCCATTGATACCGCAAACTTTAAAGTGATCAACAGTGTTACAAAAAAGGAGGTCCCTTTTCAGTTAGAGCGTCGCGGACAGACTGGTGTGTTGAACCTGTTGCTGCAACTCAGTCTTAAAGCAAATACCAATGCCAAATTGTTTATTGTTCCGGGAAAACCGGCACCGGTTGTACACAAAACTTATGGTCGTTATGTGCCTGAGCGTTTTGACGATTTCGCCTGGGAAAATGATAAAATAGCGGGACGTATGTATGGAAAGGCATTGGAAAAAAGAAAGGACAATGCTTTTGGAACCGATGTATGGGTAAAAAGAACCAGCAATTTGATTGTCAATAAATGGTATAAAATTGGCGATTATCATACCGATCGTGGCGATGGTATGGACTACTATAGCGTTGGTTTTACCTTAGGTGCCGGAGATATTGCTCCGATTGTTAAAGACTCTGTAGTTTTCTCTTTAAATTACCATTACTGGAAGGTATTGGATAATGGACCGTTACGGACCACTTTTGAGCTTGGATATGATGCCTGGAATGTGGCCGGAAAATCGGTAAAGGTAACCAAAACCATTTCGCTGGATGCCGGATCTCATTTAAATAAAGTAGAAGCAGTATACAACTATAACGGTGATGTATTGCCGGTAGCTGTGGGTATTGTAAAAAGAAAAGAGCCGGGAAGTATTTTGATGGATGAACAACAAGGTATACTTGGTTATTGGGAGCCGCAGCATGGTGCAGATGGCACTACAGGGGTAGGCACCATTGTGTTGGGTACACAGCTTCGGATGAATACCGATAAAGCACATTTATTAACCCATACGGTAGCAAAAAATAATGAGGCAGTGGTTTATTATAATGGTTCTGCCTGGAGCAAGGCCAACGAAATTACCTCTGCAAAAGCATGGTTCAATTATCTTAACAATTTCAAACAGGAACTGGAACAACCGTTAATAGTTAATATTCTATAAATATTAAAAATAAACCACGAAGTGCTCATGAAGACGAATCAATAAGCACTACTGAATAATTCAGGATGACGACGATTTTAACAAGATGTTTAAAAAAATAAAAAAATGGCAATATTCGATTTATTTAATTTAAAAGGAAAAATAGCTTTGGTTACCGGTTGTAAACGCGGTATTGGAAAAGCAATGGCCGAAGCATTGGCTGAAGCGGGAGCTGACATTATTGGTGTGTCCGCCAATCTGGAACTGAGTGGTAGTGATGTTGAAGTTGCCGTAAAGGGACTGGGCAGACAATTTTATGCTTA
Encoded proteins:
- a CDS encoding LacI family DNA-binding transcriptional regulator translates to MANGKKTYQNTILDIAEALKLSPATISRALNHHPYVKEKTRNDVMEMAAKLGYRRNHMASGLRSNKTNTVGLIIPRVSMFFHAEVITTIQNDLHKHGYNLIICQSNDSVAMERELTETLYASRVDALIVACTLQTIDFSHFDKFVDHETPVIFYDRVPVAPYKATLVKGDDYNGAYMTTRHLIAAGCKKIAHISGPLTSNLYQDRAAGFLMAMEEQGLPVKPEWIFHQELSQENGRLAMEQMFANGLGPDGIFADNDTSAIAAIAYAKEMGISVPQNLKIAGYSNDPRTAIITPAVTSVEQFPDLVGKKIVETLVELLRDDREGPAYKTEPLIIPVELISRRSTSNDTN
- the kduI gene encoding 5-dehydro-4-deoxy-D-glucuronate isomerase, which translates into the protein MKTSFESRYAVSPGEAKQFDTNALRKNFLMESLFEADAVKLTLSHFDRYITGGVMPVNETVALSNPENLKAAYFLERRELGIINVGAKGQITADGVTYELEFKEALYLGKGTKEVSFASADKSNPAKFYINSAPAHHTYPNKKVSKADAEIVELGTPETANHRVINKLLVNSVLPTCQLQMGMTELKSGSVWNTMPAHTHDRRMEVYFYFEVPQGQSVCHFMGEPQETRHIWMQNEQAVISPNWSIHSGAGTSNYTFIWGMAGENLDYGDMDHCAINELK
- a CDS encoding DUF4861 family protein — protein: MKKIFGFLLLSAALYAPAMAQTKATLTVSNPSKLDRTGAVVAVSWSNVVAKYPAIDTANFKVINSVTKKEVPFQLERRGQTGVLNLLLQLSLKANTNAKLFIVPGKPAPVVHKTYGRYVPERFDDFAWENDKIAGRMYGKALEKRKDNAFGTDVWVKRTSNLIVNKWYKIGDYHTDRGDGMDYYSVGFTLGAGDIAPIVKDSVVFSLNYHYWKVLDNGPLRTTFELGYDAWNVAGKSVKVTKTISLDAGSHLNKVEAVYNYNGDVLPVAVGIVKRKEPGSILMDEQQGILGYWEPQHGADGTTGVGTIVLGTQLRMNTDKAHLLTHTVAKNNEAVVYYNGSAWSKANEITSAKAWFNYLNNFKQELEQPLIVNIL